The Podospora pseudocomata strain CBS 415.72m chromosome 3, whole genome shotgun sequence genome window below encodes:
- a CDS encoding hypothetical protein (EggNog:ENOG503Q4WU; COG:Q; antiSMASH:Cluster_1), with translation MVSFSQMQSSNTRIIEVLPAGLVAVFVGGTSGIGETTMKQLAKNTVEPRIYFVGRSREAATRIVAELHDLNPAGEYHFIQADVSLLHAVDWVCREIQARESVVNLLFLTPGAVLTSQGSDTIESLYYPTAVTYYSRIRFIVNLLPLFQKASHLRRVVTVFGAGKESLLDGDDFPLFPGRYHQAGPLQTTDHGSLSTMMTLALESLALEAPNVSFVHSFPGFVKGSSSNSSPKTGGVIRAVFKVVGALPLFEAGERHLFLATSARFPARDGVHSRIPTAGVGLGKGGSVAKGTDARDGSGVYSVNFDGESVAFKVQDTLQQLRDRDMVRRVWQHTIKEFTRVTGSAFV, from the exons ATGGTGTCCTTCAGCCAGATGCAATCGTCTAATACACGCATCATAGAGGTGTTGCCTGCAGGTCTCGTAGCTGTGTTTGTCGGCGGGACGAGTGGCATAGGGGAGACAACCATGAAGCAGCTCGCCAAGAACACCGTCGAGCCTCGCATCTACTTCGTGGGCCGGTCTAGAGAGGCTGCCACTCGAATCGTGGCCGAACTTCACGACCTAAACCCAGCAGGGGAATACCACTTCATCCAGGCCGATGTATCGCTTCTGCACGCCGTGGACTGGGTCTGTCGTGAGATACAGGCCAGGGAGTCCGTCGTCAATCTTTTGTTTCTAACGCCAGGGGCCGTGTTGACGAGCCAGGGTAGCG ATACGATCGAGTCTTTGTACTACCCCACGGCAGTGACCTATTACTCCCGGATTAGGTTTATCGTAAACCTACTCCCACTTTTTCAGAAAGCCTCCCATCTCCGGAGAGTCGTCACTGTGTTTGGCGCCGGCAAGGAGAGCCTTCTAGATGGCGATGACTTCCCCCTGTTTCCAGGGAGGTACCACCAGGCCGGGCCCTTGCAAACGACAGACCACGGCAGCCTCAGCACAATGATGACACTGGCACTGGAATCTCTGGCCCTGGAAGCGCCCAACGTCAGCTTTGTCCATTCCTTTCCCGGCTTTGTCAAAGGTTCGTCTAGCAACAGCAGTCCCAAGACCGGCGGAGTCATCCGCGCTGTATTCAAAGTCGTCGGAGCGCTCCCTCTTTTCGAAGCTGGGGAGAGGCATCTATTCTTGGCCACAAGCGCACGATTTCCGGCAAGAGACGGGGTACATTCGAGGATACCGACAGCGGGCGTCGGGctcggaaaagggggttcGGTCGCTAAAGGGACTGACGCGAGGGACGGTAGCGGGGTCTATTCTGTTAATTTCGATGGGGAGTCAGTGGCGTTCAAGGTGCAGGATACACTTCAGCAGCTGAGAGACAGAGATATGGTCAGAAGAGTGTGGCAACATACGATCAAGGAGTTTACCAGGGTCACCGGGTCAGCATTCGTGTAG